In the Blochmannia endosymbiont of Camponotus sp. genome, CAATATAAAGTTCCTGTACATTGGATATTGCAACATGAGCTTGTTGGAACTGGAAATGCTGCGCAGAGAGCATTATCTATCATCAGTGATAGAGAAGAAATCCTTTGTTTGTATGGCGATGTCCCTTTTATTTCCTATAAGACATTACAACGACTGCATACTATTAAATCGCAGTGTGATATAAGTATGTTAACAGCTACATTATCTAATCCACATGGGTATGGACGTATTGTACGAAACCAAAAAGGTGGTGTTATTAATGTAATAGAACATGATGATATAAATAATGATGATCATAAAAAAATAAAAGAAGTGAATACTGGTATTTTTATTGCTATTTCTGGAAATTTAAAGCGTTGGTTAAACTTATTAACAATTCATAGATCAAAGAATGAATTTTATTTAACAGATATAATTCAGATAGCTCATCAATCAGGTTATATTATACGCACTATTCATCCTTATGATACGTTTGAAATCATGGGAGTAAATAGTAAATCAGATTTAGTGTCTTTAGAGAGACAATATCAACAGAGACAAGCACAAGGTTTGTTATCATCAGGAGTAGTAATATCCGATCCAAATAGATTTGATTTAAGAGGAACATTAGTGTGTGGAAAAGATGTATATATTGATGTAAATGTGATTATTGAAGGAGATGTTTCTTTAGGGAATAGAGTTAGAATAGGAGCAAATTGTATATTGAAAGATACAGAGATTGAAGACGATGTAGTGATATATCCGTTTTCAATTATTGAAAGCGCAAAAATAAGTATTCAGAGTAATATCGGACCATTTGTTCGATTAAGACCAGGAACTGAATTAAAAGAAAACAGTCATGTAGGAAATTTTGTTGAGATAAAAAATACTCAATTGGGTAAACAATCAAAAGTTAGACATCTTAGTTATTTAGGTGATGCAGAAATTGGCGCACAGGTAAATATTGGAGCTGGAACAATTATTTGTAATTATGATGGCATTAAGAAACATCATACTGTTATTGGAGATGGTGTTTTTATTGGAGCTGATAGTCAGTTGGTAGCTCCAATAATTGTTGGAAAAAATGCAACTATTGGTGCTGGAACTACAGTAACTCAAGATGTGCCGGCTGGTGAAACTATTATCAGTAGAATACGCCAGTTTTCTATTTTGAATTGGAAGCGATCAAAAAATAAAAAATAGACCCTATTGTTTTGTTTTGTTTATTTAAGGGTCGTGTATCATACAAAATATTTTATTATAATTTTGTATTTTGACATTAATCTCATCGTATATTTATGTTTTAAAGTATGTGTATTTGAATATATAACAATTACGTATATACTGGTTTTCAAGTTATTATGTACTGAAAAAGTAATAGTGTTAAGTTTATATTTATAAAAAAATTATACAATTTTTTATAAAATTTATGAAGTGATTATTTTCCAACGCAAAATGTGGAAAAAATTTTATCTAATAAATCTTCAGAAGTAAATTTTCCAAAAATTTTACTTAGTTCGTTGTGTGCTAATCTAAGATCTTCAGCAAAAAGTTCATTGATAGTCATAATAGATAATAATTGATTTTGAGCAGATAAAAGATATTTAGAAGTCTTTTCAAGGGAATTTAGGTGGCGCCTACGAGCAATAAAATTTCCTTGGTTTTCAGTCAAGTTATAAGAATATTTTTTTTGTTGTTTATATTTTATATGAGTATTTAAGTGTTTTCGTAATAAATCTGTTCCATCATCAAATAAAGCCGACAAGGTGATACATGTATAATTATTTACTTTGCTAATTCCAATTTGTTCCTTGGTTAAATCAGATTTATTACGTATAATTGTAATGGGGATTTTTTTATTTTTAACAAATAATATTTCTTCTACATATTTTAATGTAATGTTATATTTTCTATTCGAATCATCATTAGAATCAATTACCCATAAAATATGATCTGCGTTATTTAATTCGTTCCATGCGCGTTTTATTCCAATTTGTTCGATTTCATTATTACTATTTTTTTGTAATCCAGCAGTATCGGTAATATGGCACGTTACTCCATCTAATTGAATAGATTCATGTAATGTATCTCGTGTCGTTCCCGATATCGTGCTTACAATGGCTCTATTAATGCCAATTAATGCATTAAATAAACTAGATTTTCCTGCATTTGGGTTGCCAGCAATTACTATTTTTGTTCCTTCACGCAACAACACACCGTGACAGGTTGATTCGTATACTTGTTGCATGTCATTTATAATATTTTTTAATTTTTTTTTAATTTTATTAAATGGTAATACATTAGTTACTTCTTCTGAAAAGTCAATAGATGCTTCTATGTGTGTACGTAAATTAGTAAGTTTCTTTAAAATTATATGTATTTTACGAGAAAAGGTTCCTTGTAGGGTATTCGATGCCGATTTTGCAGCCTGATGTGAAGAAGCATCAATAATATCGGCGATCGCTTCTGCTTGTATGAGATCTATTTTATTATTTAAGAATGCTCGTTTGGTAAATTCTCCTGGATGTGCTATTCGAATATCAGAAGATGTTTTTAAAATACGTTCTAACAATACATCTAAAATCATTTGACCACCGTGTCCATGGATTTCTAGTATGTTTTCTCCTGTAAAAGAATTTGGTTCAGGAAAAAATAAGGCTATTACTTTGTCTAATACGAATCCGTCTGTATCCAAAAATGGTAAATATTCTGCTTTTCTAGGTTCGAGTATTTTTCCTAATAATTTAGGAACAATTTCAGGAACTGAATTTCCAGATATTCGTATAACCCCAATACCCCCATGTCCTGGAGGTGTAGAAATAGCTACAATTGTATCCGTTATGTAATGCATAAATTTTTAGTCATTTTGACAACACAAATATTAAAATAGAAAAATATCTCATGTTAAAAATCATGTTCTTATTAATTTTTAAGAATCTTTTTGATTGTGTAATCCTCTTTTTTCTAACCCTTGATAAATTATTTGTTGTTGAATAATGGTAATTACATTACTTACTATATAATATAATACTAAACCAGATGGGAACCAT is a window encoding:
- the glmU gene encoding bifunctional UDP-N-acetylglucosamine diphosphorylase/glucosamine-1-phosphate N-acetyltransferase GlmU, whose amino-acid sequence is MSYLSFSAIILAAGRGNRMLSDIPKSLHQIGGKCILQHLIDSVVQAGVQCVYVVYGYKGETIMEKINTDQYKVPVHWILQHELVGTGNAAQRALSIISDREEILCLYGDVPFISYKTLQRLHTIKSQCDISMLTATLSNPHGYGRIVRNQKGGVINVIEHDDINNDDHKKIKEVNTGIFIAISGNLKRWLNLLTIHRSKNEFYLTDIIQIAHQSGYIIRTIHPYDTFEIMGVNSKSDLVSLERQYQQRQAQGLLSSGVVISDPNRFDLRGTLVCGKDVYIDVNVIIEGDVSLGNRVRIGANCILKDTEIEDDVVIYPFSIIESAKISIQSNIGPFVRLRPGTELKENSHVGNFVEIKNTQLGKQSKVRHLSYLGDAEIGAQVNIGAGTIICNYDGIKKHHTVIGDGVFIGADSQLVAPIIVGKNATIGAGTTVTQDVPAGETIISRIRQFSILNWKRSKNKK
- the mnmE gene encoding tRNA uridine-5-carboxymethylaminomethyl(34) synthesis GTPase MnmE, which encodes MHYITDTIVAISTPPGHGGIGVIRISGNSVPEIVPKLLGKILEPRKAEYLPFLDTDGFVLDKVIALFFPEPNSFTGENILEIHGHGGQMILDVLLERILKTSSDIRIAHPGEFTKRAFLNNKIDLIQAEAIADIIDASSHQAAKSASNTLQGTFSRKIHIILKKLTNLRTHIEASIDFSEEVTNVLPFNKIKKKLKNIINDMQQVYESTCHGVLLREGTKIVIAGNPNAGKSSLFNALIGINRAIVSTISGTTRDTLHESIQLDGVTCHITDTAGLQKNSNNEIEQIGIKRAWNELNNADHILWVIDSNDDSNRKYNITLKYVEEILFVKNKKIPITIIRNKSDLTKEQIGISKVNNYTCITLSALFDDGTDLLRKHLNTHIKYKQQKKYSYNLTENQGNFIARRRHLNSLEKTSKYLLSAQNQLLSIMTINELFAEDLRLAHNELSKIFGKFTSEDLLDKIFSTFCVGK